The sequence ataaccctatgtaaattttaacaatttttcttaaatttttttttctgattattatttagtcTATAGAatgatgcaaaataaaattccctATATGTTGGatcataattctttatatctcATTGATGCAATGTTCTGTGCCGCAGATGATTTTTCAGTAAAAGCgtacattctctctctctctctctctctctctttctctctctttctctaaagAAAACTCATTtagaaaacgaaaaaatgatgaattaatAACGTACTCCCGACTACTGTTCTGCTGAATTTCTTTAACGCGatggtattttattaaaattataaacacgGGATTACAATACATCGTGTAACGCGTAATACTTGCTTAGAAACGTCGTTGAATCAAGGCCTCTTTGATTCAAAACCTCTTTAccattcactttttttttagctacGTGTGTGCGAGCCAGTTTGTGCTacggcattttttttttttttcgtgtacGTTcttacatacatgcatattactatattttcgTTATCGGAGGATGCTTTTCCTCGATTGAGCGCGAGACGTGGAGTCGAGTCATGTCAATATCGAGTCATATAAATCTCATAATGTGACGAGCACGCTCCACGATTTAGACTTTTATCcgtcgaaaaaattatattccataCTGATTCGCTCGAAGTTATAGCACGAAGACAGGAACGACTTTCCGTGTTTGCTTTTTAATGGCCGGGTCACATCGACATTTCGTGCCTGTGGAAAGATACTGCTAATATAAATCGTCGTCCCCCGTAAAACGATGCGTCCCACTTGATGTATTTACGTCGATTTCTACATCGTCGAGGGACTTatgcgtttatttatttatagaaacagATGTGAGAAACTCTACCGACTCGtggatatatcaaaaatttcaagagaaatgtgtctcttttttttttaacggaacgactttgtacaaaaaaaaaggataattgggagaaatttctttttgaaaagaGATCGTCTCTCGTCATTCATGAAAACGATCGCTACTTGAGTCTCGCTAGGCAATAGTAATAGATGGAGGCGcgcttaaattaatttcgaacTTTCGATATGTTagagtaaatttttaacatgtctttaatattgcaatcgCGCGGTTAACACATCGAGGAGCTTGGCGTGTGCACAGTTTCGCTTCTGATGCACGCTACGTTATTCGCTAGAACGTTACTCACTTTCGGATTCCATGTCTTTATAGTATATAGAGTGTCATATACTCGAACAGTTTTTCGTATTCGGGTAGAAAGAgacttataaaactttatgaataaataatatataactgtgGCAGTATTCGTGTAGATAGACGATGTCTTATCTAGGTAGTGAATTATTCACGGAGCAATTCATGAGACTGGCGAAAGGTATCTTAACGCGACCAGAGCGTCTCCGTAAGAATTTTCAAACTTTGTGACACGGAGTCTATGTATATGAGTTTTGCAAagatgtacaaaaatatcacaattaaCTTGTTAGAAAATGTCTTAGAATCGCGATcgtaataaattctaatttaacggccgtttttatataaaattgtgcaaTATACAAGCCATTGTTCAAAACAGTGGtgtaagcaatttttttctccactTTGATATAGACAAGAAAAGTTTACaagatatctataaaatcCAATTGCTTCATctcgagatatttttctaaaaaaaaagtaataaataaatatatatatatatatatacaggatgtccggcGTCAATTGCACCAGCCGTcatgtgcaggtagagcagataaaactgagaagaaaagtcctgtaccatttttttcgataacgtttaataaaagagttattattgagtaaagtctggcaattcagcgccgacctttagctggacgcacgtCAATAAGCCGCGCGTCTAGCATGTGTGCGTGAACGCTCAGCTGTTTACAGTGTCTCACTGACATGCGTCTGGCTacagatcggcgatgattggccagactttactcaataataactctcttattaagtgttataaaaaaaatggtacaggacttttctcctcagttttatctgcttcATCTGCATACGACGAGTGAtacgattgacgccggacatcctatatatatatatatatatatatatatatatatatatatatatatatataaagttttatttcactttaatttttacgtcccaaacttttatttttgtcaactTATACCGCTATTCCGTCCAATGGCTCACTATAAACTCTTCAATTAACTTTTTACTTATTACTCGAGTTTGGACCacgtatatctttttttgaacGATTAATGATCTAGAAGTTACACGCTGGACCGCGTTAAGATATCGACGTCAAGGAAGATCGCACATTCGAAGGATCGCGATTCATCTTCGATGATGGTTTCGAGGATGCGTATATGCGAACATGAGTTCACGCGAGAGATTTATTTCCGATTGTTGATACGCTTACTTCTATCACAGCATACAGACGTACGTTTAATTTCAACGCGCTTTACCATACAGTGTCTATAATAGGCTAACGCGTGGAGATCGCGTCCATTGTTCGCTTAATCATTTCGTTTGCTTAATTCCTGTTGCGTTCGCAACAGAATTACGGAGTACATGCTCTCCTTCGATATCCAATTAGTTACACATGGATATCTACGTTCGAGCCACGCATCGATATCAAACCTATTAGATTAATGCAAGTGAACTATCTACGTATTTCATGCTGGCTTCCATAAATCACCTATAAAGTTTAGATAGTCGAAAATCGCGGATACAAGGATACAAAAAATGATCGTTGAATtgatgtagaataaaatcatagTGAAACGAAAACTAAATCATTGCTTAATACGTAAACTATTGACACAGTGCAATGagcattaatatattgtacaataatataatagaatatgcaAATAACATGTAAGAATCACTGTTTGCGATAACGGTTAAGATTACAAAGAGcacttattgataaaatgaGGATccgcttaaatttatttagactttttataatattcattagagCCAACAATTTGGCCCTGAAGATGTTACGTTGACTATCAGATTTGCGAATGCACGATGAActtgaaatttcaattaaatcctGATGtgttatcataatttaataatcagtatcttttaataataaaaaagaaacagctTTATGTAGTCACTTTGGATCAGTGTAATGTATTCAAGTCTGCGATTAGTTTGACAAATGGTGTCTCTAGTTTCATCAACGAATGAATAAAATCTAGACAAGTGCATCAGGTTATAACGGATTCGTCAGGATAGACTCTGTGCGTGAGCATCAATGAATGTATCTTAATCGCGGTTAACTTTTCATCAGTTTTTCTCATGAATCTCGTTGATCTGAAGAACGAAATTAGTGATAAGCACGAGTGTCGTCTCGGAACACACACAATCGGGAACGATCAGGAATATGCCCAATCTTTTCCCAATTTAATGCTGCGAATACATCACTCGCGTGACGCATTCATAACTTTTAACATCCTATCCTCTCTCGATCGCATCGTCATTCGCACAAAAACTATCTGTGAAACGCTTCTTTCGCATTTTAGCGCTCGCATCTTCATCTCGTTACTTTTATCGTCGTAGTCGCATCGTAGACATTGTGTTTATGACGTTCATCCGATAACCGACCGAAAGTGCACTCAACGAAAACAGCATATCTTATTTTGAAGCAttgtatatgtgcgtgtataaACGCCAATTTTTCACTGCTCTTCGTCCACTCGCGCGTATCTTTTTACTCTTAAATCGTGTGTATATCTAAATCTACCATGATACTACGGTGTTATTGTAAATGCCATATATACGAGCGTACGAGAGGTGCATGTACATCTTCCTCTCATCGGCTCGTTAGGATTATGAGCTTCTTACCATCCAGTCTTATGCGACAAGCGGATTGTCATCCATTCTGATTTAATGAGTCAAACCGTAATCCGCTTATTCAAAGCAGACCAATCGTTATGAGATTCGATTGAAGGAATAGAAACTCGGTGATGGAATTATCTGATGCCACCAACTGAGTGCTTCATCTCGTGCGCTCGCTTCTATGTGCTTTGGATATTCTACGGGATTTCATACGATTACTGCGAgagtatgtataatatgtatgtgtgtgtgtgtatgcatgtgCGCGTGTAATGTGTGTGCTTTTGGGATGGGAGTGTCTGGCTGCCGTACACTCCGGTCCGTTTCTTCATGGGTAGCAGAAACAGGTAAGGGAAGGGATGGGGCCAGAGCGAGGTAGgcatttaaaaatcatgaCTATTCACACGGTGGTCTCGATATTGGCAATGGCGTATTGTCAACAAATACTGTCCTTCCCATAATTCTCCAGGTACATCTCCTGGGGCGTGGCTAGGTTGTAGCGTCCGCTCAGCCGGCTCCCGGTCAAGCCGTTATTGTGGTGGGTGTGATTCACGTGAAGATGATTGACATTCAAGGCGacgtttttcttctttttgcgcGCCTTGTGTCGATAGAGGCAGTACTTGAGGCAACCGGTGGCCAGTAAGAGGATCAGAAATATACCCAGGGCACCGGCGCCTACCGCGACGTAGAGCAGCGTAACCCCAAAACGGTAGGAGCAATTGGCCTCTTCCTCGTCGAAGCCCGAAGGACAATGGCGTACGCCGTCGCACCACAAAACCGAACTGATACACGCCTGGATCTCTGGACATCTGACGGAAGAAATAAGATATCTACACTCTTTTTACTTACAacaaataagtattttaaaaattttgtaattctttactttatatacTTGGACTACttaaaaattctagaaatCATAATGGAAATCACAAAACAAACCTGTAGGGACAATCTTCCGCGGGTAATATGGTGAACGCGTTGGCGCCGAGATTGGGTGTGGTTGGTGAACGTTTGGAGATCGCGATCCATGTAACGGCGTAGAAACCAGGCTCCCGTTGAAGGAACTCCACAACAAAGCTACGGGAATGCTGCGCCATCGCCACACTCGCGTTCACGGCGCTGTAATTCCAGCCACCGGAAAAGAAGTCGACGGTCCTGGCCGTGTCGACGCCACCCTCTGGACAGATCACGCTGCGCTCCTTTGTATCCGCGGCCGAATAGACGACGATTCTGTTCAAAGTCATGCAATCCTCAACGTTATCCAGGGTGATGCTGTAGCCAGCGGTTCTCAAATACAGGAAGTTGATGCGCGCGTCTTCGGGCTCGATCAACCACGGCTCGTTAACGCACTGCGTCGCCGTGAGATCCTCCGTATTCGTCAGGATCTCCTCCACCGCGGCCACGCCGGGAATCACCCGCGGCAGCGGGCTCCTGAGGGAGATCTCGCCGCTGGTGCCGCGCAATCGTCGCTCCTCGAGTCTCGTTGAACATCCGTGCTCGCTCGACTCAGCGCCCACGGGAACAAAGCGATATTCTCCCTCGAAGAAGAAATCTCGGTAATCCTGAGTGACATTCATGAGCGTGACGGTGAACCTGACTTCCACCATGTTCGATGACAGAGTCCGCACGATGATTCTCTCGCTCACGTTTGAGCACAGACAATCGCGAACCTAAATAAAGAATTGATGTTGAATAAATAAGGATATCCAGTTATCTTTGGCaggcttttaaatatatatagaaaaaagaagtgGTACGTACAAGTTCGACTCCTTGCCACGGATATTCCGCGACAACAAGATTCGCTATGCCAAACTTCTTAACGTCCGTCATGCGTCGATCGCACGTCCATCGGTTCACCAAAGGGTCCACGTAAGACGCGCAGCTCTTGCCGCCGAAGGACGCCCTAACAAAGGACAGCTCTATCCTGTGATCGGGGTCGGCCTCGAATTTATATACGCAGCTCAAATTCTGAGCCCCGCCGCGACCGTAGAAGAAAACGCTCTTCGGGGATGCAAATTTGCCGGCATTAGAtaaggaagaggaggaagaagatgATGATAGAGACGATGTGGAAGACGTGGATGAGGTCGACGACGTCGAGGTGAACACGTGGTTGCACGAAATGGCTTCGTGCACGAACTCGTAACGTAGCACGAAACTTATCGGATAGAGAGCACTACCCTGGCGCAATATATGTTCCAGGGTGAGGTCGCGGCCGGTCGACACGTAACTCTCCGCTAGACTACACGGTCGCGTGTGACGGCTACTGTTGCGCAGCAGACTGTGGTCGCACAACCGCGGTATGTCATCCTTACAGAACTGTCCCATCAGTGTAACATTCTGTAATGATTATTACACAATGATATCAAGATGGAATACCGAGTGTTTGAATTGTCTTGAcgataattattagatattttcatGGCTTTGTGttacataatgtaaatattaatataaaacaagaaaaaattgtgcaatttagaaacttgcacattgcttcctcataattttatttcttttctcccataatatcagtaattataaatatgtccaAATTCAATCATCTcttaatgatactttattcatgtaaaaatatttagcccaatatttcaaaatttgcggaagttagaacatcctttttttgaaaaattcaaaattttatcaaaaaaaacctttttactaattctcatcaaattcaatcatcaaccatcctttaatgacctttaattcttttcatataaaaatatttaaaccaacatctcaaaatttgcgttGAAGTTAGAACacctgttttttttaaattcaaaattttataaaaaataaatcccttCACGAATTTTAGCCAAATACAATcaatctttaatgatattctgaacacattggcatcaaaatttgaacaaaaaattgtttcacaaCAAAACAAAACTACCTCTATgagaaagcaaaaatttttaataattttcgtcaaataataatatctttagaCTTCGtagaagatatattataatcgatGATATAAgcgtcaaattctttttttcttgtgatttatattatgagaTTCTAAAAGCACagagcatttttaattttctctgaaTTTGTGTTTATGTCTACATATACAACTTTAGTCACAAAGTTATTTTAGTATGAAACTtagtatgaaatttattttaggagaaaataaaaaaagttatcaagTAATAAACTTTGTAGTTGATGCACAAGTTCGTGATACGTACTTTTCGACTAGAAGCGAGTTTGTCCACAGTGATATCGCCATCCCATATCAGAAGCTTTGCGTTACAGTCAGCGGTAGTATCGATATTTGCAGCCGCTTCCACGCTGGCGgcgtaatatttaacaaacgaTAACCAAACGATCTCATTGAGTTTTCCTTGGAAGTGATAACGGCAGGTGGTGTTTGGCGGTAAAGAATGTTTCGGATTTTCCAGAATACCCGACGAGTTCTCGTCCccggatatataaaaatcgcaGTTTTCATTTTCCTTCACAAAACTTCGAGATTTTTCATCGACAAAGATCACCTGTACAtgcatgaatataatatataaagaagatattaagagacaaattttttgtcgaatatatttaattattatacttgaaTAACGTGCCAgtgatataaagatataatcacgataattttttttttaaagttgcaattttcatattttataataaatttttgatgtatatatgtgtgacaTTTGCAAAATAAGACAGCGATATCGCAGTATCCAGAGAATTACCTGAACTTCGAGTTCAAATCCTGGCAGAAAAGACAATGGAACCGGATGAAACGGATTGTCGTACGGGGATGTATGAAACTCCAACAGCATCGTATTGTGACTACTGACGATGTCGGGAACCGCGTCTCCTCCGCACAGTCTCACGAGCACTCGATCTGAGGTTGAACCTCCGTCATATACCGTCAAGTAATCTTGCACGACGTTGCACTGATCCCACACTCTTGAAAagcatgcaaattttatttggaaaatttattccgCTTCACTTGCATTCGTTTCGCTCTCCCgcgtctatttttttttttttttattttatttttataaaaagttcgtttatattacaaaaaaaaaaaaatgatggcggaatatatattaatttaatgtcaatCTATTAAATGTCAGCAACTCACCTAAGCACTCGTTGACTTCTGTCGTACTTGACGACTTGGTCCTTAATGTGTATCTTGTGACTGTTTCGTTGACTAACGGCAAGTAAAGCTCGATGACCCAGTGGCGCGCGGTTTTGCTCCACCCGATAGTAGCAAGTGACATTCCTGGGGTAAACTCCGGGATAATTCGGGGACTGCAGTCGGCAAGCTCTAGTATCGCATTTGGTGAGGACACGATCGCAATACGTGCCGTTCACCAGCTCGCCGCGCCATGTGGACATACTGCTGTTCCCGTATCTGAGATGCGCCTCGCTTCTTCTCAGGAACTTGTACGACAGCTTGAAGTCGAAGTTGTAGCCGATTCCCTGAGACAGAAAAATAGTCCGCGAATCCGTGCCGCGACCGTAACGCGTCCCTTTTATTTCCCGtcattgattaaatttgtataggcagatatttttcaataatgattGTAAGTGAAAAATTTACTCTAACGTATTTAAGGATATACGCATCACatgtgaaaatattgataaaaacatgaaaattttgtagactgttctactatttcttcagAGTATCTGCGCAAAATCTGAgcataattctttttacggtttggaaattatttaaatttaaagttaatattgattcttataaTCGCATATTGTagcatttattgacaaatttgacaaggaaaaaacattgccaacaaaataaaaattttcacatattcaGAAAactcgaataaatatttgtacaaaacttaatttattatccactttcttgattaaaagttatttactaaaaattgtcgaaaaatattacctctctctctctctttctttctgcaaattacatgttttttaatttgttgattTCAAGGGATATTcacaatcaaaagtttttgtcataaatttgaaaaaatattaattataactattttcttttacgaaaacaTTAACAACcacattattttgtgatattttaattctatttataatccggatttatttatttaatttttcaaacatgctttaattctatttataatccggatttattcatttaattttataaatgtaagaaatgtttttctttttaattttgatagttTTATGCTACTATTATCCTTGCTGCTAAAACATCCTTAACAAATCGATAATAAAGGAGCAAATAAGGgtgtatatttctaaaaatttttttaaaagtaattttacacacaaatattattttatcttaaaaatattattttatattaaaattaaaatttctcgatcttgagtaatttcgataaatatatctcgcgtaacattttatattattgcagcGAAATC is a genomic window of Cataglyphis hispanica isolate Lineage 1 chromosome 5, ULB_Chis1_1.0, whole genome shotgun sequence containing:
- the LOC126849760 gene encoding uncharacterized protein LOC126849760, giving the protein MLVCRRLLLIAAAIAASIEVGSASYHSLGISSSDYSGYPSGYAVYSGATSPESSSSSSSSTSSPTSETAGSNGEQLCRPSEFQCGSSGHCVAQDKYCDGENDCDDKSDEPRYCTPCNRTLYGDVGRTYRVEIRRPREDRLPFLCHLNFTAAGSDLGDLVQLTFDTFTVGRFLSFTSEGCPDGFMTIREEGRPATGGQWCGSAWGYTVYYSETPSINLTLYLLRLSEQGIGYNFDFKLSYKFLRRSEAHLRYGNSSMSTWRGELVNGTYCDRVLTKCDTRACRLQSPNYPGVYPRNVTCYYRVEQNRAPLGHRALLAVSQRNSHKIHIKDQVVKYDRSQRVLRVWDQCNVVQDYLTVYDGGSTSDRVLVRLCGGDAVPDIVSSHNTMLLEFHTSPYDNPFHPVPLSFLPGFELEVQVIFVDEKSRSFVKENENCDFYISGDENSSGILENPKHSLPPNTTCRYHFQGKLNEIVWLSFVKYYAASVEAAANIDTTADCNAKLLIWDGDITVDKLASSRKNVTLMGQFCKDDIPRLCDHSLLRNSSRHTRPCSLAESYVSTGRDLTLEHILRQGSALYPISFVLRYEFVHEAISCNHVFTSTSSTSSTSSTSSLSSSSSSSSLSNAGKFASPKSVFFYGRGGAQNLSCVYKFEADPDHRIELSFVRASFGGKSCASYVDPLVNRWTCDRRMTDVKKFGIANLVVAEYPWQGVELVRDCLCSNVSERIIVRTLSSNMVEVRFTVTLMNVTQDYRDFFFEGEYRFVPVGAESSEHGCSTRLEERRLRGTSGEISLRSPLPRVIPGVAAVEEILTNTEDLTATQCVNEPWLIEPEDARINFLYLRTAGYSITLDNVEDCMTLNRIVVYSAADTKERSVICPEGGVDTARTVDFFSGGWNYSAVNASVAMAQHSRSFVVEFLQREPGFYAVTWIAISKRSPTTPNLGANAFTILPAEDCPYRCPEIQACISSVLWCDGVRHCPSGFDEEEANCSYRFGVTLLYVAVGAGALGIFLILLLATGCLKYCLYRHKARKKKKNVALNVNHLHVNHTHHNNGLTGSRLSGRYNLATPQEMYLENYGKDSIC